In Brachypodium distachyon strain Bd21 chromosome 2, Brachypodium_distachyon_v3.0, whole genome shotgun sequence, one genomic interval encodes:
- the LOC100826654 gene encoding eukaryotic translation initiation factor 6-2 yields the protein MASRLKFENSCEVGVFSRLTNAYCLVAAGGAENFVSVFEAELAGVIPVVRASIGGTRIVGRLCVGNKNGLLLPHTTTDQELQHLKNSLPDQVVVQRIDERLSALGNCIACNDHVALTNPDLTKETEELISDVLGVEVFRQTIAGNILVGSFCTFSNKGGLVHPRTSVEDLDELSTLLQVPLVAGTVNRGSEVIASGMAVNDWAAFCGSDTTATELSVVESVFRLRDGRPGALGADVRKSLVESCFV from the exons ATGGCGTCCC GTCTCAAGTTCGAGAACTCGTGCGAGGTTGGCGTCTTCTCGAGGCTCACCAACGCCTActgcctcgtcgccgccggcggcgctgaGAATTTCGTCAG TGTGTTTGAAGCCGAGCTCGCTGGCGTCATCCCGGTGGTCAGGGCGTCCATCGGCGGCACCAGGATCGTCGGGAGACTCTGCGTCG GCAACAAAAACGGGCTTCTTCTGCCACATACCACCACCGACCAAG AGCTCCAGCACCTGAAGAACAGCCTGCCTGATCAGGTGGTCGTCCAGCGCATCGACGAACGCCTCTCTGCCCTGGGCAACTGCATTGCTTGCAATGACCATGTTGCTCTCACAAACCCAGATCTCACCAAG GAAACCGAGGAGCTCATCTCAGACGTTCTTGGAGTGGAGGTGTTCAGGCAGACGATCGCTGGGAACATACTGGTGGGGAGTTTCTGCACCTTTTCCAACAAAGGGGGACTT GTTCACCCGCGGACGTCGGTGGAAGACCTGGACGAGCTGTCGACGCTGCTACAGGTGCCCCTCGTGGCCGGCACCGTGAACCGGGGGAGCGAGGTCATCGCGAGCGGCATGGCGGTCAACGACTGGGCGGCGTTCTGCGGCTCGGACACCACGGCGACCGAGCTCTCAGTTGTGGAGAGCGTCTTCAGGCTGAGAGACGGACGACCCGGCGCTCTTGGCGCCGACGTCAGGAAGTCCTTGGTTGAGAGCTGCTTTGTTTAG